From the genome of Pseudomonas yamanorum, one region includes:
- a CDS encoding DUF4287 domain-containing protein has protein sequence MTDDTKTKGPASYFPSIEKNYGQPISHWLDLLKAASSRKHMELVALLKTEHGMGHGHANALVAYFLAAEKGN, from the coding sequence ATGACCGACGATACAAAAACAAAAGGGCCAGCGTCGTACTTCCCCTCCATCGAAAAAAACTATGGGCAGCCCATTAGCCACTGGCTGGATCTGCTCAAGGCCGCCAGTTCCAGGAAGCATATGGAGCTTGTGGCCTTGCTCAAGACTGAACACGGCATGGGCCATGGTCACGCCAATGCGTTGGTTGCGTACTTTTTGGCGGCTGAAAAAGGCAATTGA
- a CDS encoding AraC family transcriptional regulator: MQNLESFTETPEMMPTDPFDQSSDLINELLRGMRLRGVEYRRIQTGPAFGLGFPAKPGHAYFHLIAAGCVTLRTEDGTLYELTPGNAVFISHGGAHELLSSPDVPVQDIDSFNAAALGDAVCAVDARADVAVTQSALLFSGCMEFELGSLHGLGRLMPDLMLIDAKGQRYPGLMPILAAMEREVSSARIGFAGILARLAEVVAAMVVRGWVECACGNASGLVAALRDPRLAKALLALHQQPGRDWTVEELAAQCHTSRSVFAQHFQTTIGTPPLRYATELRMRLASQWLTLERLPIETVAQRLGYNSQAAFSRAFKRVTGQPPGASRRQAI; this comes from the coding sequence ATGCAAAATCTCGAATCCTTTACCGAAACCCCGGAAATGATGCCCACCGATCCGTTCGACCAGTCCTCTGACCTCATCAACGAACTGCTGCGCGGCATGCGCCTGCGGGGTGTCGAGTACCGGCGTATCCAGACTGGACCGGCGTTTGGCCTGGGCTTCCCGGCCAAGCCCGGGCACGCCTATTTCCACCTTATCGCTGCCGGTTGCGTCACCCTGCGTACCGAGGACGGCACCCTGTATGAACTGACGCCAGGCAATGCCGTGTTCATCTCCCATGGCGGTGCCCATGAGTTGCTCTCCAGCCCGGACGTGCCGGTACAGGACATCGACAGCTTCAACGCGGCAGCCCTCGGTGATGCGGTGTGTGCCGTGGATGCCCGGGCCGATGTGGCCGTGACGCAAAGCGCCCTGCTCTTCAGCGGCTGCATGGAGTTTGAACTGGGGAGTTTGCACGGCCTTGGCCGCCTGATGCCGGACCTGATGCTGATCGACGCCAAGGGCCAGCGTTATCCGGGGCTGATGCCGATCCTGGCGGCCATGGAGCGTGAAGTCAGCAGCGCCCGCATTGGCTTCGCCGGCATCCTGGCGCGCCTCGCTGAGGTGGTGGCGGCCATGGTAGTTCGGGGTTGGGTTGAATGTGCGTGCGGGAATGCGTCCGGCCTGGTGGCGGCGTTGCGCGACCCACGCCTCGCCAAGGCCCTGCTGGCGTTGCATCAGCAACCCGGGCGCGATTGGACGGTGGAGGAGCTGGCAGCGCAATGTCATACCTCACGCTCGGTGTTCGCCCAGCACTTTCAAACCACCATCGGCACGCCACCGCTGCGCTACGCCACCGAACTGCGGATGCGCCTGGCCAGCCAGTGGCTGACGCTGGAACGGCTGCCGATCGAAACCGTGGCGCAGCGCCTTGGCTATAACTCCCAGGCGGCGTTCAGCCGAGCGTTCAAGCGCGTTACCGGGCAGCCGCCGGGGGCCAGCCGGCGACAGGCGATCTAA
- a CDS encoding VOC family protein, protein MSAVVDHGVRFGRIAVTLPVKDMGRAHNFYTRVLGFTKTFENGNPVGFMILKRDQGELHLTLQPNHPAAAFAIAHLMVADVDRLHAACVQHGVRIIKRLKDQDYGLRAFVFEDPDGNRIDVGQPL, encoded by the coding sequence ATGAGCGCAGTCGTTGATCATGGCGTCCGTTTCGGACGAATTGCAGTAACGCTTCCCGTAAAGGACATGGGCAGGGCCCATAATTTTTACACCAGGGTCCTGGGGTTTACGAAAACCTTCGAAAACGGAAACCCGGTCGGCTTCATGATTCTGAAACGCGACCAGGGTGAGCTGCATTTGACCTTGCAACCCAACCACCCAGCCGCCGCTTTCGCGATTGCCCATCTGATGGTGGCGGATGTCGACAGGCTGCACGCCGCTTGCGTGCAGCATGGAGTGAGGATCATCAAGCGCCTCAAAGACCAGGATTACGGGTTGCGGGCGTTTGTGTTCGAAGACCCGGACGGGAATCGTATTGATGTAGGTCAGCCGCTCTAA
- a CDS encoding M24 family metallopeptidase, whose protein sequence is MHNRHVVELLPSGKSFEAADQLLLDAMLASGLAVPFSCRRGACGSCKVKVVSGEFREKVLTPDTPAPSYPLAADEMLLCQSHACSDMRLEIPGWSLDTPTLEVSAQVISKHALSADIVELVLLTAQPLDVRAGQYLRFRLDDGDSRCFSVANLPAQDQGRLVFHIRQVPGGLFSERILPTLQVGDAVKLEGPVGACTWQHDDERPVVLFATGTGYAGIKPLLLTALARQAEVTLYWGNSSPADFYDAEFLERVSQAHPRFHWHRVQSVDARVQQVALTQPHHWAESQIYACGNSKMISQVRETCLATGAQAHRFVAEAFVPSGALTQAESLNTRHPVLEKVGPRYSLDGMLAAREQTVRALAAIADQLKVGMTTAQALDMASQTLQAMGASHTWHPTYIRFGDDTIRTPRQGIDPQRKLRATDIAVVDLGPVWDGYEGDYGDTFVFGEHRLHDACVKALHEVFDETRDAWHHGLTGRELYDFAEGSALSKGWRLERNLAGHRIADFPHALFGQDKLAEVEIVPSEMVWVLEIQLCHPTQPIGAFFEDILIGEASGGV, encoded by the coding sequence ATGCACAACCGCCATGTCGTTGAATTATTGCCCTCGGGCAAATCCTTCGAAGCCGCCGACCAATTGCTGCTCGACGCCATGCTGGCCAGCGGTCTTGCCGTCCCCTTCTCCTGCCGGCGCGGCGCCTGCGGGTCGTGCAAGGTCAAGGTGGTGTCGGGCGAGTTCCGCGAAAAGGTGCTCACACCCGACACCCCGGCGCCCTCCTACCCACTCGCGGCTGACGAGATGTTGCTGTGTCAGAGCCATGCCTGCAGCGATATGCGCCTGGAAATTCCCGGCTGGTCACTGGACACGCCAACGTTGGAAGTCAGCGCACAGGTGATCAGCAAGCACGCATTGAGCGCCGACATCGTCGAGCTGGTGTTGCTGACCGCCCAGCCACTCGACGTGCGAGCCGGCCAATACCTCAGGTTTCGCCTCGACGATGGCGACAGCCGCTGTTTCTCCGTGGCCAATCTGCCCGCGCAGGACCAAGGCCGGTTGGTGTTTCATATTCGCCAGGTCCCCGGCGGGCTATTTTCCGAACGCATCCTGCCGACCCTGCAAGTGGGCGATGCGGTGAAACTCGAAGGCCCCGTAGGCGCCTGCACCTGGCAACACGACGATGAGCGCCCTGTTGTGCTGTTCGCCACCGGGACCGGTTATGCCGGCATCAAGCCCTTGTTGCTGACGGCCCTGGCCCGCCAGGCCGAAGTCACCCTGTATTGGGGGAACTCGTCGCCGGCGGACTTCTACGACGCTGAGTTTCTCGAGCGCGTCAGCCAGGCACATCCACGCTTTCACTGGCATCGAGTGCAGTCGGTAGACGCCCGCGTGCAACAGGTCGCGCTGACACAGCCCCACCACTGGGCGGAGAGCCAGATCTATGCCTGCGGCAACAGCAAGATGATCAGCCAAGTCCGCGAAACCTGTCTGGCAACGGGCGCCCAGGCTCATCGTTTTGTTGCCGAAGCCTTCGTCCCCAGCGGCGCATTGACCCAGGCGGAGTCGCTCAACACGCGCCACCCGGTGCTGGAAAAAGTCGGCCCGCGCTACTCGCTGGACGGCATGCTTGCTGCCCGCGAGCAGACGGTAAGAGCCCTGGCCGCCATCGCCGACCAATTGAAAGTCGGCATGACCACCGCGCAAGCCCTCGACATGGCCAGTCAAACCTTGCAGGCCATGGGCGCGTCCCACACCTGGCACCCCACCTATATCCGCTTTGGCGACGACACCATCCGCACACCGCGCCAAGGCATCGACCCGCAACGCAAGCTGCGCGCCACCGACATCGCCGTGGTCGACCTTGGCCCGGTTTGGGATGGCTATGAAGGCGATTATGGCGACACCTTCGTCTTCGGCGAGCACCGGTTGCACGACGCCTGCGTGAAGGCACTGCATGAAGTGTTCGACGAAACCCGCGACGCCTGGCACCACGGGCTGACCGGACGCGAGCTGTATGACTTCGCTGAGGGTAGCGCCCTCTCCAAGGGCTGGCGCCTTGAGCGCAACCTGGCAGGACACCGCATCGCCGACTTCCCGCATGCCCTGTTCGGGCAGGACAAGCTGGCTGAGGTCGAGATCGTACCGAGCGAGATGGTCTGGGTTTTGGAGATTCAGCTGTGCCATCCCACACAACCGATCGGGGCGTTCTTCGAGGATATTTTGATTGGCGAGGCCAGCGGAGGCGTGTAG
- a CDS encoding DUF2867 domain-containing protein, with translation MLTTTDVVHTLRAPSELDYYDTRSAPLPTEITALDAWNIMTGEPGPLMQVAFRIRDAISSLFDVKRIGGFSGTLREAVQVGDRLDFFLVERSAPDMLVLTERDRHLDVMICLSIADRVLTITSSVVTHNTYGRLYMLLVGPAHKLIVNAHLRRLKRTLQETAATPGG, from the coding sequence ATGTTGACGACTACCGATGTTGTTCACACGCTGCGTGCACCGTCAGAGCTTGATTACTACGACACCCGGTCAGCCCCGCTGCCTACTGAAATCACCGCGCTGGATGCCTGGAACATCATGACCGGCGAACCGGGGCCGTTGATGCAGGTGGCTTTCCGAATCAGGGATGCCATTTCCTCGCTGTTTGATGTGAAGCGTATCGGTGGGTTCTCCGGCACCTTGCGCGAGGCTGTGCAGGTCGGCGACCGGCTGGACTTCTTCCTGGTGGAACGCAGCGCGCCCGACATGCTGGTGCTGACCGAGCGTGACCGGCATCTGGATGTGATGATCTGCCTTTCAATCGCTGACCGTGTACTCACGATCACCTCGTCGGTTGTCACCCATAACACCTATGGGCGCCTCTACATGCTGCTGGTGGGGCCAGCGCACAAACTCATCGTGAATGCTCACCTACGACGACTTAAACGAACGCTGCAAGAGACAGCCGCAACGCCCGGCGGGTAG
- the pdxR gene encoding MocR-like pyridoxine biosynthesis transcription factor PdxR, whose translation MVQLRKWRPLLKLDGAQPQASYRKIIEGLVSAIAEGRLRPGTLLPGTREMAQLLDVNRKTVILAYEEAVTKGWLVSIQRRGTFVSTQLATGAVTVAGAPKSFAPALRGVPAAAYFTPGEQVTKLQHRPGALFFDNGACDHRLLPQAVLHRYYRNALRNSFTTNTVRHGTEGSGQYLRNALAEMLRHNRGLNVDAQQICLTQGVQMSLYLTASALLKPGDVVVVERLSYPPAWEIFRQLGAQLVTVDLDDEGCRVDQLDELCRRHNVRMMYVTPHHQFPTTVSLRAGRRQQLLELARLHDFCIIEEDYDHEYHFAGRPYLPLASDSAQRHVIYIGSLSKSLGSTFRCSYIVAPSNLIEVLERTAAVSLGQGDAVMQRMLADLINDGELKKHLRRVSKEYRRRRETLLSCLLEAFGEQIAVQEPEGGLALWVRFCDSIDVNQLAEKALELDLVVRSGRLFSPFDHPENALRLGFASLNPEEIRAATQRLAQAARAIGEAAK comes from the coding sequence ATGGTCCAGCTCCGCAAATGGCGCCCGCTGCTCAAGCTCGATGGCGCGCAGCCGCAGGCGTCGTACAGAAAGATCATCGAAGGATTGGTAAGCGCGATTGCCGAGGGCCGCCTGCGCCCCGGAACGCTGTTGCCCGGCACGCGGGAAATGGCGCAACTGCTGGACGTCAACCGCAAGACGGTAATCCTTGCCTACGAAGAAGCGGTGACCAAAGGCTGGCTGGTCAGCATTCAACGTCGCGGCACTTTCGTCAGTACGCAACTGGCGACAGGCGCGGTGACTGTCGCCGGCGCGCCGAAGTCGTTTGCCCCGGCGTTGCGGGGCGTGCCTGCGGCTGCCTATTTCACCCCGGGCGAGCAGGTGACAAAACTGCAACACCGGCCGGGCGCGCTGTTTTTCGATAATGGCGCCTGTGACCATCGTCTGCTGCCCCAAGCCGTCCTGCATCGCTATTACCGCAACGCCTTGCGCAACAGCTTTACCACCAACACCGTGCGCCATGGCACCGAAGGCAGCGGCCAGTACCTGCGCAACGCCCTGGCCGAAATGTTGCGCCACAATCGCGGCCTGAATGTCGATGCGCAGCAGATCTGCCTGACCCAAGGCGTGCAGATGTCGCTGTACCTGACCGCCAGCGCGCTGCTCAAACCCGGTGATGTGGTGGTGGTCGAACGCCTGAGTTACCCACCGGCCTGGGAGATTTTCCGCCAGTTGGGCGCGCAACTGGTGACCGTGGACCTGGACGACGAAGGTTGCCGGGTCGACCAGCTCGACGAACTATGCCGCCGGCACAACGTGCGGATGATGTATGTCACCCCCCATCACCAGTTTCCTACCACCGTCAGCCTGCGTGCCGGGCGTCGCCAGCAACTCCTGGAATTGGCCCGACTGCATGATTTCTGCATCATCGAGGAAGATTACGACCACGAGTACCACTTTGCCGGGCGGCCCTATTTGCCCCTGGCCAGCGACAGCGCGCAGCGTCATGTGATCTACATCGGCTCACTGTCCAAGTCCCTGGGCAGCACGTTCCGTTGCAGCTATATCGTTGCCCCGTCGAACCTCATCGAAGTGCTCGAGCGCACGGCGGCGGTGAGCCTGGGCCAGGGCGATGCCGTCATGCAGCGGATGCTCGCGGACCTGATCAACGATGGCGAGTTGAAGAAGCATCTGCGTCGGGTATCCAAGGAATACCGTCGGCGGCGGGAGACACTGCTGAGTTGTTTGCTGGAGGCGTTTGGCGAGCAGATAGCCGTGCAGGAGCCGGAAGGCGGGCTGGCGTTGTGGGTCAGGTTCTGCGACTCAATCGACGTCAATCAACTGGCTGAAAAAGCCCTGGAGCTGGACCTGGTGGTGCGCAGCGGTCGCCTGTTTTCACCCTTTGATCATCCCGAGAATGCCTTGCGCCTGGGCTTCGCCTCGCTCAACCCGGAGGAAATCCGCGCCGCCACGCAGCGCTTGGCTCAGGCGGCGCGGGCGATTGGGGAAGCGGCTAAATAA
- a CDS encoding MFS transporter, with protein MSSCVCDAVTGADVAPATPAWMAVFSLAMGVFGLLTAEYLPASLLTPMAAELGVSEALAGQAVTVTAVVALFAGLLVPGLTRGIDRRVVLLCFSALMICSNLLVAVSSSLTVLLLMRILLGIALGGFWSMAAAVAMRLVPAALLPRALSIIFSGIAVGTVVAVPLGSFLGGLYGWRSAFLAAAAVGGVTLVFQLFTLPPLAPRRTARLKTVLEVLLRPGIAVGMSGCVLVHTGHFALFTYIRPFLESTTGVGAEGLALMLLGFGVANFAGTLLAGWLLVRLPRGTLVLMPALVGVAALALALLPATVTGQVWLLMLWGLAFGGVPVAWSNWVARAVPDQAESAGGMVVASVQSAIAAGAAAGGAMFSFSGIDGVFVAAGILMLLAAVLIALRVKVEAPPQGAEAGPVFHL; from the coding sequence ATGAGCAGTTGTGTGTGTGACGCCGTAACCGGTGCAGATGTAGCGCCCGCGACGCCGGCCTGGATGGCGGTGTTTTCGTTGGCGATGGGCGTGTTCGGATTGCTGACCGCGGAGTACCTGCCGGCCAGCCTGTTGACGCCGATGGCAGCCGAGCTGGGTGTTTCGGAAGCCTTGGCAGGGCAGGCGGTGACCGTCACGGCGGTGGTCGCCTTGTTCGCCGGGTTGCTGGTGCCGGGCCTGACCCGCGGGATCGACCGCCGCGTGGTGTTGCTGTGCTTCAGCGCATTGATGATCTGTTCCAACCTGCTGGTGGCGGTCTCGTCGAGCCTCACGGTGTTGCTGCTGATGCGTATCCTGTTGGGCATCGCACTGGGTGGCTTCTGGAGCATGGCGGCGGCGGTGGCGATGCGGCTTGTACCGGCGGCGTTGCTGCCGCGTGCCCTGTCGATCATCTTCAGCGGCATCGCGGTGGGCACGGTGGTGGCGGTGCCGCTGGGCAGCTTTTTAGGTGGGCTGTACGGATGGCGCAGCGCTTTCTTGGCGGCTGCCGCAGTGGGCGGCGTGACCCTGGTGTTCCAGCTATTCACCCTGCCGCCACTTGCACCCCGCCGGACGGCACGCTTGAAAACAGTGCTTGAGGTGCTGCTGCGTCCAGGCATTGCCGTGGGCATGTCGGGATGTGTGCTGGTGCATACCGGACACTTTGCGTTGTTCACCTACATCCGGCCATTCCTGGAAAGCACCACCGGCGTCGGCGCCGAAGGGCTGGCGTTGATGTTGCTGGGTTTCGGCGTTGCAAACTTCGCCGGCACGCTGCTGGCCGGGTGGCTGCTGGTGCGTCTGCCGCGCGGCACCTTGGTGTTGATGCCGGCCCTGGTCGGTGTGGCAGCACTCGCCCTGGCGCTGTTGCCGGCGACGGTGACGGGCCAGGTGTGGTTGTTGATGCTCTGGGGCCTGGCGTTTGGCGGCGTGCCGGTGGCCTGGTCAAACTGGGTTGCACGGGCAGTGCCTGATCAGGCCGAAAGTGCCGGCGGCATGGTGGTGGCTTCGGTGCAGTCTGCGATTGCAGCGGGTGCGGCGGCGGGCGGTGCGATGTTCAGCTTCAGTGGTATCGACGGTGTGTTTGTCGCGGCAGGTATCTTGATGCTGCTGGCGGCAGTGTTGATTGCGTTGAGGGTGAAGGTAGAAGCGCCTCCACAAGGTGCAGAGGCGGGGCCGGTGTTTCATCTCTGA